One region of Timaviella obliquedivisa GSE-PSE-MK23-08B genomic DNA includes:
- a CDS encoding 2Fe-2S iron-sulfur cluster binding domain-containing protein — translation MATTYTVEILHQGSTQTLTVPEDQTILSAADAAGLNFPSACNAGVCTTCAAQVLSGTVEQSEGMGLSPDLQAQGYALLCVSYPRSDLRIETEKEDRVYYLQFGQFQKVKK, via the coding sequence ATGGCAACCACCTACACCGTTGAAATCCTTCACCAGGGCAGCACCCAGACTCTCACCGTGCCCGAAGATCAGACTATTCTGTCGGCAGCAGATGCAGCGGGTTTGAACTTTCCTTCTGCCTGCAACGCTGGAGTCTGCACGACCTGTGCTGCTCAAGTGCTGTCAGGAACCGTAGAACAGAGTGAGGGTATGGGTCTTAGTCCAGACTTGCAGGCACAGGGCTATGCGCTGTTGTGCGTTTCTTACCCTCGATCTGATTTGAGAATTGAGACTGAGAAAGAAGATCGCGTGTATTATCTGCAATTTGGTCAGTTTCAGAAAGTTAAGAAGTAG
- a CDS encoding transposase, whose protein sequence is LNKDYEHLPQTSETLIYLAMIRIMVRRLA, encoded by the coding sequence TTGAACAAAGATTATGAACACCTTCCGCAGACCTCAGAGACTCTGATCTATCTGGCGATGATCCGGATTATGGTGAGGCGATTGGCGTAA